The uncultured Roseibium sp. DNA segment GCGATCGAACTTGCCTGGAACCTGATCACGAAAGAATTCGGCCTACCGAAGGACAAGCTCCTGGTCACCGTCTATTCGGAAGACCAGCAGGCCTTCGACCTGTGGAAGAAGATTGCCGGCCTGTCGGAAGACAAGATCATCAAGATCCCGACGTCGGACAACTTCTGGACCATGGGCGACACCGGACCCTGCGGACCGTGCTCGGAAATCTTCTACGATCATGGCGAGCATATCTGGGGCGGCCCTCCGGGATCACCGGAAGAAGACGGCGACCGGTTCATCGAGATCTGGAACCTTGTCTTCATGCAGTACGAGCAGACCGCGGACGAGCGTCATGACCTGCCGCGGCCGTCAATCGATACAGGCATGGGGATCGAACGCATTGCCGCCGTCCTGCAGGGCGTGCACGACAACTATGATATCGACCTGTTCCGGGCTTTGATCGCTGCATCGGAAAACGCCACCGGCGTCGACGCGGAAGGGGCGGCCGCAAACAGTCACCGGGTTATTGCCGACCACCTGCGCTCTACGAGCTTCCTGATTGCCGATGGCGTGCTGCCGTCGAACGAGGGGCGCGGTTATGTGCTGCGCCGGATCATGCGCCGGGGCATGCGTCACGCCCATCTGCTTGGCGCACGCGAGCCGCTGATGTGGAAGCTAGTGCCGGCGCTGATCCGCGAAATGGGTCGGGCCTATCCGGAACTGGGACGCGCCGAAGCGCTGATCACCGAAACCCTGCGGCTGGAAGAAACCCGGTTCCGCAAGACGCTGGAACGCGGTCTGGGCCTTCTGGACACCGCAACCGCCGATCTTGGCGAGGGTGGTGAGCTGGACGGGGAGACGGCTTTCAAGCTTTACGACACCTACGGTTTTCCGCTCGATCTGACCCAGGATGCGTTGCGCGCCCGCGGCATTACCGTGGATACCAATGCCTTTGATGCGGCGATGGAACGGCAGAAGGCGGAGGCCCGCGCGGCCTGGTCCGGGTCCGGCGGGGCGGCGGAAGAAACCGTCTGGTTCGCACTGAAGGACAAGCTGGGCGCTACGGAATTCCTCGGCTACGAGACCGAGAAGGCGGAAGGGGTCGTCACCGGTCTTGTTGCCGATGGGGCCGAGACGCAGGAAATCGCCGCCGGCCAGTCGGGCTTCGTGATCCTGAACCAGACGCCGTTCTACGGTGAATCCGGTGGCCAGGTCGGCGATACGGGCCTGATGACGGCATCCGGCCTCCAGGTTCTGGTGACCGATGTCCAGAAGAAGGCTGACGGGCTGTTCGTCCACTCGGTGACCGTCGAAGAGGGCGCGCTGACGGTGGGGCTCGCCCTTGAGCTTTTGGTCGATCACACGCGCCGCGGTGCCGTGCGGTCCAACCACTCGGCGACCCACCTGGTTCATGAGGCTCTGCGCGAGGTTCTGGGCACCCATGTGGCGCAGAAGGGGTCGCTGGTTTCTCCCGAACGTCTGCGGTTCGACTTCTCTCATCCCAAGCCCATGTCGGATGAGGAGCTGG contains these protein-coding regions:
- the alaS gene encoding alanine--tRNA ligase, with the protein product MTGVNEIRSAFLDYFEKNDHAIVESGPLVPRNDPTLMFANAGMNQFKNVFTGLEKRDYSRAATAQKVVRAGGKHNDLDNVGYTARHHTFFEMLGNFSFGDYFKDRAIELAWNLITKEFGLPKDKLLVTVYSEDQQAFDLWKKIAGLSEDKIIKIPTSDNFWTMGDTGPCGPCSEIFYDHGEHIWGGPPGSPEEDGDRFIEIWNLVFMQYEQTADERHDLPRPSIDTGMGIERIAAVLQGVHDNYDIDLFRALIAASENATGVDAEGAAANSHRVIADHLRSTSFLIADGVLPSNEGRGYVLRRIMRRGMRHAHLLGAREPLMWKLVPALIREMGRAYPELGRAEALITETLRLEETRFRKTLERGLGLLDTATADLGEGGELDGETAFKLYDTYGFPLDLTQDALRARGITVDTNAFDAAMERQKAEARAAWSGSGGAAEETVWFALKDKLGATEFLGYETEKAEGVVTGLVADGAETQEIAAGQSGFVILNQTPFYGESGGQVGDTGLMTASGLQVLVTDVQKKADGLFVHSVTVEEGALTVGLALELLVDHTRRGAVRSNHSATHLVHEALREVLGTHVAQKGSLVSPERLRFDFSHPKPMSDEELAVVEGYANEIVLQNAAVETRLMAVDDAIESGAMALFGEKYGEEVRVVTMGTALHGEKAGKAYSVELCGGTHVSRTGDIGLVTLVSESAVAAGVRRIEALTGAEARAYLDEQDKRVRELAALLKVGAGDVTARVTQLVEDRRRLEKELADAKKKLAMGGGGSGEAGNAVKQAGAFKLMARVVEGINPKDLKGLADDAKAQLGSGVVVLINVADDGKAAIVTGVTKDLTDKVSAVDLVKLGSEALGGRGGGGRPDMAQAGGPDGAKAEAAVSAIEAYLAGL